DNA from Elaeis guineensis isolate ETL-2024a chromosome 2, EG11, whole genome shotgun sequence:
AGGAAACAAGTGGGGAGATCAGAAACTCCGTTTAATGATGGGAATGTTGGCAAAGGGTTCATGCGTGTGACGATGATAAATTAGTGTATTGAATTTTCTATTGATTTGACAGTACTAAAATAATACAGAcacttcaaaataaaaaaattgaacaaCTAGTCTATAACCATtacgttgctttttttttttctttttttctttttttttccgttGCATGATAAAGATTGGAGTGATAGAAATATATCAATTGCACTACTATTTTATTCAAGGCGTCGTTGTTTTAGCATCGTTCTCtcttgaggttttttttttttttttttttttgagaagaaagaaagaaaaaatttgctCGTGTGAAATAATGAGCCTTGTAAAGCAATCACCTTGATCTGGTTACCGATGGTGATTATAATCGCCTCCTTGCCAGGATAAAACTGAAACCAACCTCTCTTCGAGTAGATGTGAAACTCGGAAGCCCCTTCGCAAAAATGCATgcagaagctgtgcaagcaatccAAGCTCCTTACCGCCATTCGTAATACTTCGTTCTTTAATCCACCATCCAAATCATTCCGACGGTGCTTATGGAGGCAAAGAATGGAGCCTTCCATTTCCTCTTCCCTTCTCCTCTTACTGCACATATGAGCACCACCAGCACCATTAATCTGTAACAAAATCTCTCCCATTGTGCTTGCAAGCTTCTCAATCTCCACCCATAACCCATCAATTTTATCACTGGAAAGGCAATTCGGTATTTTTCAATACAAAATAAAGGCAATTCAGAAATAATAAAGGTAACCTCACTCACTGGTGATCTGATTACTTTATAACGTAGCATCAGCTCACAGCCGTCCGATCACGATCAAGATTCATCACTCGTGATGAAGAGGTGAAGGAAAGGAGGCGGGAAATCAGAGTTTACGTTAGATTTACCTGAAATCCTCGTAACCTGGAGCCCAAATTCCCGCCAATTCGTCTCTCATTCTACTCCGATACCACAAGAACTCCTCgcctccctcctcctcctctagtTCAAATCCCCATCGCTTCTCCGGCGACCTCGCCGTCGCCTTCTTCTTTTCCGCCGGAATCCTGAACGCCGCGGCTGCCGCGACCTCGCCGGTGGCGATCAGATCCCGCGGGATGCCATGGTTCACGAGCTGGAAGCACCCAAACGCCGACCACGTCGACTTGAGAAGCTCCATGGCCGATCCGTCATTTTGCGGCGATACCAATGCCTGGAAATTGATCTCTGGAGGATTCCATGGCGTTGCATTTCGGGGGAAGATCCGGTCCGGCAAGTTTAGTTTGGGGACGTGGAGGGAGTGGGTCAAAAATCCGGTGAGCTCGTCCTTCTCCTGTGATTCCGATCCGTCAGTGGGTGATCCGGCAACCGGAGACGGCGGTGGAGCACGGGATTCTGGTAGGTGGTCTGGAGGATCTCTCGCAGATGTAGCCATGAaggtgggagagagagagaggagaagtttTCGCTGGGAGAGTAAAAGAAAGGGAAAGGGAAAGGAAAAGAGGAGGGCCGGTGAGTGGGGGACGGAGGAATGATGGCATGTCTTCCAAAATCTCTCTAGCTACATCCAAGGTGAGGATTCTCGAGAGCTCTTTTTCTTTCAGCTTTTATTTTAGACTATCTTGTCTCCTGGACTTTAAAAGATTTCAATGTCAATCAACCAGAAGAGAGTACCCGGAGTTTCCtatgaaaaagaaaggaaaagaaaaggaaaagcgtTGTTGCAGCCTTGCGGGGAATCTCAATTCACATTTCACACTCTGTTAGGGTTTTTAAAGAACTCATTTGGAAAAGGAAAATAATGAACTGCAAATCTGATTTATTGGAGTAGGAAAAATATGAGACAATGTGTGAATCCTGCAGTTCTTGATGAGTTTTCTAATTGAAGGATTATGATATGTCTCAGTgtcttacatattgatgtaatctaaatttttaaataggGCATCGCTTGGAGATTGTTGATTGGTAAAGTGAAATGGTTGCGTCATGGTAAGGAAGCTGAGAaagcaaatttttaaaaaaaaaatgttactatcatatttttttgaagaatatttcTTCAAGGTTGGTTTTTCCTGTGTCACAAGGTttttactctttccaagaatctGGTTTTCTTTTCTTGACTTCCTAGCTTCCTTCGTTCACTCCCTATTCTGGCAACCATGCATCAAAGCGTTTTTTCtcctctatcttttattttttagagtcTTTCTACTGTGGAGAAAACttgaattagattattttttcattatgcagatttttttaagaaaaaagtgGGTGAAGAAAACGATCTTTTTTTACTAGAATTCGCTTTATTGGCTTAATTATTTTGTGATATTTGTGGAACAGTGAATGAGAAATAGTTTATTTCACTGACAAGGACTTCTACAGAAGTAACAAAAGACATCATCAATTAGAGCACACCTGTTATAACCTAAACATACAAGTTTATCCCAATCAAACCAGAAGATAAAACATTGACCTGATGCATTTTCCAATTAGATAGATTTATCCCTATACATCTATCTAGAGTAAACGTATCATCcgctttcataaaaaaataattttgtcaagAAGTTGTATATTTTTGGTACATTATCCATGAGCAATGCCACCTCAGAGTTAAATTTTCTGGAATACTCTCTAATTCAAACTATATCCACTTCAGGAAACCTCCCACTCTCGCACTCCATAATGAAACATACCATACCCTATATTTAGGTTTGACAGATGTTGGTACATTTAAGGGAATCTATGTAGTCTGGTGCAGTGCCAATGCAGTTAAAAAGGAAATTTATGTAGATAGTTTTCCTATTACAGATTGTAATGCTGCTGACATGGATAGTTGGGGTTGTGGTTTCCTTTAGACCTTAGTGAGGgatcaaacaaaagaaaaagaaaaatgaggaAATTTTGAGCTTGATTTAAGGCTCTCTCCTTATTGCAGGAGATAAACTGACCTTAGGGGATGTGGAATTGGTTTTGGCCTCTGATCACTCTTTCTATATTGCCTTTGGTTTGCAGTGATGATATTCACCCAGCTAAGACCAAAGGGTAATCAAGCTTCAACTCACATGCTTCCTTTTCATTCTTGGCAGGTTTTTTTATCTCTTCAAGTCACTCTTACCGAAGAGGATTGATCTCCAAGACATTAATCAAACCATGTTTTTAAGAGACTGATTTAAGGCTCTCTCCTTATTGCAAGAGATACACTGATCTTCAATGGATACATGGTAGACCTAAAAAATCCTAACACCTAACTCATGTACCagctcagatttttttttgatgaagtaCGACCTCAGATTTGAAGAATCAAAACAATTTGTAAAGTTGTTGCCACATGCCCTGGCAGAGGAGAAGTATTCTCACTCGTCTCTGATCACTCTTTCTACATTGCCTTTGGTTTGCAGTGATGGTATTCACCCAGCTAAGACCAAAGGGTATTCAGGCTTCAACTCACATGCTTCCTTTTCATTCTTGACAGGTTTTTTTTATCTCTTCAAGTCACTTTTACTGAAGATGATTGATCTCCAAGATGTTAATCAAACCATGCTTTTTTATGAGAGCATCTCATACTATCTCTAGAATGCACTGGTAAAGTCTCCATCCTCTTGTATGCTGTGGTACAATTTTTATTGCCTTTCTTTGCATTCCAGAGATTCCACCATCACTGATGCTTTGTTAAAAAACCTAGGCGTGCTTTTGTCTGATGTTATATGTTGTTCTATGAGTCTATGATATGTTCAAGATTTCATTTATGTCTTCGTTcacccttcttttttttcctgTTGTACTATATTGTGAAGCATGCTCAAAGACTGATCTATTTTATTTAAATGAATGGAGCCCAATTAAGTCCTATGCTGCCTCAAAATCTTGGTTCTTGGACCTTCTTTGTTGAAGGACAGAAAATTATGATTGAGGACCCACCTTTAAAATGTGTTTTAAGCGATATGGCGCTTTTTGGCTGGTGGATGATGGAACTTCGGACTATGTCAAAGGTTTTGCAGGTGAAAGGTTCTTCTGAGGCTTTTGTCGTTAATGTTGGATGTGCTCTCATTGAAAAATGAACTGTTCTAACCATACATGATCCGAGCACTGCTGGGGAGTTTAAATACCTTGCTGCTTGAGTCTTTCAAAAGTGACCAGTAGTGACTGTAGTGAGGCACAAACTTGGTGTGCGAATATTTGAAATTAGAGAAGAAATAAAATGAACTGTTCAAGAGCATTTTGTATGGAATAGGACGAGAAAATGCTAGTGTTTTTCCTATAATTTTATCTGAGGACCAATGACTTGATAGATTTAACTTTATAAATTTGTTAAATTTCTCTGGGAAATTTTTGTGGAATTTCATTTGGCATGGAACTAGTTTATTATGGATTGCGCTTGATAATCATTAGTCTTGAAGGAGAAAAGGAGGTTGAGATGATACTGTGAACTTGGTGAAGCGTGGAATTTTTCTTTTAGTACAAATGCAAGGTGTAATATATTATGAATAGGCTCTTGAGAGTGCATAAGTGCACTTGCTGAACATGTAGGGTACCATGCAAATTGGTTCTGAGAATCTGGGCAAcatctgaaataaaaaaaaaaagagaatctgaGCGATGTCACAAGGGAATTTCTGCTGAAACGCTTCAAGTTACTGATGGATTGGACAGTGGACAGAGATTTTGCATTGGCTCACTAAATACCATTAGAAGTGTTGTCATTGTCATTCCTTTGAGAGACTTTGGTGAAGTGATAATGTTCGCACCCTTTCTTTACAATGTGGTTACTGAAGCATTACATCGCATTTGTGGTATGAGATGAAAGACTGTTAAAGTAATTCATGATGGACGAAGGAGAATGAAAGCTGAAATATACAAATAGTGCTAATGGACTCGCCGAAATTTAATTCGAGAAATTTATTTGCTGAAGTGCCAGATTGGGGTCAACTTTGGGATCAGTATGAATTTGGACCATATATTGGGTTAGATTTGTTTCCCGGCACCAGCCAGGCATGTGGGGTCAGATTCTAATACTGTTGATGAATCCACCCTGACACCGGatctttaaggctaaaatgctATTGCTAACTCTGTTGACaggaaaattttttaattaaaaaaaaaaaacctaaattAATCGATGAAAACAGTTACAAATTAAGAAAAAGGACCCTGGTGTTCTACAGATGCAGTTGGTATTACTTCAATTTTTGATGGAAGTTAGTCATTATGTAAATATTCTCTTTTTTTGATCTcctaaaataatgaaaataaaatacaGTTACAGATTTTTGgattttctttggattttctGGTTAAAGAGATTGAAAATTCAATTACATCATCCTTATGAATATCTTTATTTCCATCGCCAATAGGTTTAACCAAGCGGGGATAGCTCAGTTGGGAGAGCGTCAGACTGAAGATCTGAAGGTCGCGTGTTCGATCCACGCTCACCGCAATTTTTTAATTATagcataattaaaattaaaattattttttaaattatattactataatatttaaataatttatcaagccgcaattttttaattatagcataattaaaattaaaattattttttagattatattactataatatttaaataatttatcaaGCGGGGATAGCTCAGTTGGGAGAGCGTCAGACTGAAGATCTGAAGGTCGCGTGTTCGATCCACGCTCAccgcatattttattttatttatctattttggatgagtaATTATGCTTGATTTTatgtttaatatttaatttaatttatttattttggatGGGTAATTACCCAAGAGTTTTTGGGtacaaattttttattatttatttattttggtttTGGATGGGTAATTATGCTTGATTTTatgtttaatatttaatttaatttatttattttggacGGGTAATTACCCAAGAGTTTTTGGGTACAAGtcttttgttatttatttattttggatgGGCAATTACCCAAGAAGTTTTTGGGTACAATTTTTTtgttgttatattatattatatttatttattttggatgGGTAATTACCCAAGAGTTTTTTGGGTACAAATTTTTCGTTATTTATTTATTGTGGATGGGCAATTCCCCAAGAGGATTTTGGGTGCAAGTTTTTtgttgttatattttattttatttatttattttggatgGGTAATTACCCAAGAGTTTTTTGGGTGCaaattttttgttatttattgattttggatGGGCAATTACCCCAGAGGTTTTTGTGTGCAAATTTTTTGTTGTTTTATTTAGATCAGTTGTTTGCTGACCTTCCATCGACTCTGTCATGTACCTTAGTCAGAGAGAGTTGAAAACCAGAGGGTTTTAAATTTCCACACTTGCTAGGGTAAAGTTATAGTTCGAGACTGTGAAAGGAAAGtctcacatttttttttttggtaaagaaagaAAACTCTTTCATTCATAAAAAAGGCTCAGATACAGGATTTCACTTGCAGAATGATTGGAAAATCCACATGATATGTAGAACTGTCTATGGACAATAATGACCTGCTAGCCCCATCCGAAACCAACGCAAAATAAGCTATGGGATTGTGTATGGGTTCTCAAATTAAATGCAAATCCTTTACTGGGTTAGGTTTGGGTTTGGATGGATTCATACTCTGAAATACCCGATGCCCGATTTATGATTTACATTCCAATTTTTTGTTACATTATTATCTACTTATTCAAATAAGATACTCATAAGGTCACCATCTTTGTTGTAGGCATTGTCACGCAGGTGCATCTTCAtattaaataagataaattattcACACCGGTTAGCTAGTGTCCTTTATGACTCTTTACCAGTTCCATTGGCATGACCGTTACATAAAACTAATGACATTATTATTAGTCGATGCTTGATGCAAAAAATAAGCTTTGATGCGAGCCAGTTCACCTCACCGTGTAGTGTGACAGCCACCTCCAATCGACGGACAATGGATATGCTCCCCGTAGGCAGAATAAATGATGATTTAGATCGATTGATTGGGTTAGCAGTGGAATCTTAAGTTGGATCGTCTTTACAAATGGCACAGATACCAAACTTTTGGTGGTTTCTTGGGTCGACGGCAGATCATTGTTGAGCCTTATGCTAGTAAGCATGCTTCTGAGCGTCCGTTGCCAGGTTGGATGTTTGTTGTGCCTCCTTGTGCTTTTGTCCTGAGTCGCACCGAGTCCaagaaccaaaaaaaaatgaaaagaactcGAAACATCCCTTAACTAAAGGCCCAAGGAATTTTATTGCCAGTTCCGTCTTCGTGATACCTTTCTGTCTTGTTGCTCTTCTTTTCCCATAAATCAGGTGGCTAACTTCTAACCTCATTCATTTAAAAAAGAAGATACCTTTCCGTCTTTATTGTAACTTTCAGAACATTTTATCTGTCGTCTTGCCGAGATGTTAGTTCCCCGCTCACAAACAGAAGAGTTAGCAAGCAACAGAGCACGGAGCAACCCTATTAAATTACAATGCAATACTTTTCCAAAAAAATTAGCTTCCTCCTCCTTCTCCACCGGCACCTCCCTCTCCGTGGCGCTGTGGAGAGCCAAtagaaaagaaatagagaaacaaaAAGGTGCAAAAGATAAGGGAAGAGCGAAAGGTTAGCAGTCCAGAATGGAGAGTGTGGAGAGAGCGTGGGACTCGATCAGCCGGAGCCTAAGCGTGAGCATGGAGGACGCGCAATCGCGGTCGCTATCGAGCAGGAACCCCATGGTCGATGACGACGAGGAGGCGTTGCGGTGGGCTGCGATCGAGAAACTCCCCTCGTTCGACCGCCTCCGGACTGGCATCCTCCGGACGGTTGTGGATGCCGAGGACGGGCAAATGCAG
Protein-coding regions in this window:
- the LOC105040599 gene encoding protein LATERAL BRANCHING OXIDOREDUCTASE 1 — protein: MATSARDPPDHLPESRAPPPSPVAGSPTDGSESQEKDELTGFLTHSLHVPKLNLPDRIFPRNATPWNPPEINFQALVSPQNDGSAMELLKSTWSAFGCFQLVNHGIPRDLIATGEVAAAAAFRIPAEKKKATARSPEKRWGFELEEEEGGEEFLWYRSRMRDELAGIWAPGYEDFSDKIDGLWVEIEKLASTMGEILLQINGAGGAHMCSKRRREEEMEGSILCLHKHRRNDLDGGLKNEVLRMAVRSLDCLHSFCMHFCEGASEFHIYSKRGWFQFYPGKEAIIITIGNQIKACSGGLYKNVIGKPIFQDGGHHDSISISFLYSHPIRTYTRPTVRGEKTISLAQQVMIAACLILLCHIIIYLYGSI